Proteins from a single region of Halorubrum sp. 2020YC2:
- a CDS encoding ATP-binding protein yields MISDADIRRGLVGMLVATGIWGMFKTGYFLVPDPLKEPAYIIGLVFGFGTVWAWLYFASAYSGRQLHQNSSIRLLSTGVFLSVATVKLTNPLHGLYFTISEATTPFRYLAINHGIVHWIATGFSYVLAAVGLFMVFEVYVKSEYDSRLLTGMAGLLGLPVIFDLIAIMIPTLIEFIYAPVGVAGFAVGAVFLFGDRFLAVGAASQAGNLTVIVDDDGRIKDYSAAMVDSFPDLSGSVGKSLEDVFPELRAAQNGTKNVVTQNNGAQPSHYLVSSQSMGVGGSETDVLTLNDISERERQRQQLVKRERELDQRNELYRAILAASFSFVFRIDIEMRFNYVSESAESFVGYEPEELTGEHISVLAADDESLTTAVERLDEVINGQTAQMRDHPIVTQSGRTTYIDMRLVPIYDPSVSRDKRTADDVTEVQVMVQDASQRRKREGLISVLNRVLRHNVRNELTVINGRAELLANELDGGAKSSAETIVQAGERLLDIAESARQIEENREVSPELQAVDIIPTVSDTIAKLEQRHPEVGVTTELPDTAVAETLPRIGTAMWELLENVAEHTGSDPAVKATVIERNDSVVLTIADEGPGIPKEEEEVLVKGKEQSLVHGQGLGLYLAYWIVVTVGADIEVSGSESGTTIQIHLPTPTDSP; encoded by the coding sequence ATGATCTCCGACGCCGACATCCGTCGCGGCTTGGTCGGAATGCTTGTGGCGACCGGAATCTGGGGAATGTTCAAAACGGGATACTTTCTTGTGCCGGACCCACTCAAGGAGCCCGCGTATATTATTGGACTCGTGTTCGGATTCGGGACCGTTTGGGCGTGGTTGTACTTCGCATCCGCCTATAGCGGCCGGCAACTACATCAGAACTCGAGTATACGTCTCCTCAGTACCGGCGTGTTTCTCTCCGTGGCAACGGTGAAGCTTACCAATCCGTTACACGGCCTCTATTTTACGATCAGTGAAGCTACCACGCCTTTTCGCTATTTGGCGATCAACCACGGTATAGTCCACTGGATAGCAACTGGGTTCTCGTATGTGCTCGCAGCCGTCGGCCTGTTCATGGTATTCGAAGTATATGTGAAGTCGGAGTATGACTCACGGCTGCTGACTGGCATGGCCGGCCTCCTCGGCTTGCCTGTTATCTTTGATCTCATCGCTATTATGATACCGACGTTGATTGAGTTCATTTACGCGCCAGTTGGGGTAGCAGGGTTCGCAGTCGGGGCAGTGTTCCTGTTCGGCGACCGGTTCCTAGCAGTCGGCGCGGCCTCCCAAGCCGGCAACTTGACCGTGATCGTCGACGACGATGGTCGGATCAAAGACTACTCAGCCGCGATGGTAGACTCGTTTCCGGATCTTAGTGGATCAGTCGGCAAGAGTCTCGAAGATGTGTTTCCGGAACTCCGTGCGGCCCAGAACGGGACAAAAAACGTCGTCACGCAGAACAACGGCGCTCAGCCGAGCCACTACCTCGTGTCGTCACAGTCAATGGGTGTCGGGGGATCGGAGACAGACGTTTTGACTCTCAATGACATTTCGGAACGCGAGCGGCAGCGTCAGCAACTGGTAAAGCGAGAACGCGAACTCGACCAACGGAACGAGCTCTACCGGGCCATTCTGGCTGCGAGCTTCTCGTTCGTGTTCCGGATCGACATCGAGATGCGATTCAATTATGTGTCCGAGTCGGCCGAATCATTCGTGGGATACGAGCCTGAAGAGTTGACTGGCGAGCACATCTCAGTACTTGCCGCAGATGACGAGAGCCTCACAACAGCAGTGGAGCGTCTCGACGAGGTCATAAATGGCCAGACAGCTCAGATGCGCGACCACCCTATCGTGACACAGTCGGGTCGCACCACTTATATCGACATGCGGCTCGTTCCAATTTACGACCCTTCTGTGAGCCGCGACAAGCGGACGGCCGACGACGTCACAGAAGTCCAAGTGATGGTTCAAGACGCGAGCCAGCGACGAAAGCGCGAGGGCCTGATCAGCGTATTAAATCGCGTGTTACGACATAATGTCCGGAACGAACTGACGGTGATCAATGGCCGTGCCGAACTGCTCGCAAACGAACTTGACGGAGGTGCTAAATCGAGCGCTGAGACGATCGTTCAGGCTGGTGAACGCCTGTTGGACATTGCCGAGTCAGCGCGACAGATCGAAGAGAATCGGGAGGTGTCGCCGGAACTTCAAGCAGTCGATATTATTCCGACCGTCAGCGATACGATCGCAAAACTCGAACAGCGGCACCCGGAAGTGGGAGTGACAACCGAGCTACCGGACACTGCGGTCGCAGAAACTTTACCACGGATCGGGACGGCCATGTGGGAGTTGCTCGAAAACGTTGCGGAGCACACCGGCTCGGACCCGGCCGTCAAGGCAACTGTAATCGAGCGTAATGACTCAGTTGTGCTGACCATCGCGGACGAGGGGCCTGGAATCCCGAAAGAAGAAGAAGAAGTTCTGGTTAAAGGAAAAGAGCAATCATTAGTCCATGGCCAAGGGCTCGGTCTCTATCTCGCGTATTGGATTGTCGTCACGGTAGGAGCGGACATCGAAGTGTCCGGGTCTGAATCGGGGACAACCATCCAGATCCACCTCCCAACCCCTACGGACTCCCCATAA